A DNA window from Setaria viridis chromosome 2, Setaria_viridis_v4.0, whole genome shotgun sequence contains the following coding sequences:
- the LOC117844121 gene encoding lecithin-cholesterol acyltransferase-like 1: MRLLLPLLLLVLPPPLREYFSASHLPKDAGVGSELHPVVLVPGLLCSDLEARLTEAYKPSAPRCGAMKGNGWFGLWKNVSDLAANDYVDCFLEQMRLVYDPAINDYRNLPGVETRVPNFGSARGFHCKDPLHPKQCVDYVREGLERVGYRDGDTLFGAPYDWRYAPPVPGQQSQVYSRYFRQLKSLVETASKKHHKKVIIFGHSYGGMVVLDFVRNTPLAWRNEYIKHLILVAPVLSLGILIQAQIIAFGPNMKFVGATQSSLRTMWRSFETGIVDLPSPKVFGHMPLVITEQRNYSAYDMEDFLVAIGFGDSVEPFRRRMVPKMRYFKVPMVPVTCINGVGIRTAKQLVYWKSDYDRSPEIAYGDGDGSVNLISMLTFDKEMRRQPAQKKQFKSVKIHGAEHCGLITEEWAVKRVIQEFLEANRISS; encoded by the exons ATGCGGTTGCTGctgcctctgctgctgctcgtgctTCCCCCTCCCCTTCGGGAGTACTTCTCGGCCAGCCACCTACCCAAGGATGCCGGCGTTGGCAGCGAGCTCCACCCGGTCGTTCTGGTGCCTGGGCTGCTCTGCAGCGACCTGGAGGCGCGGCTCACCGAGGCGTACAAGCCGTCGGCGCCACGCTGCGGCGCAATGAAGGGGAATGGATGGTTTGGCCTGTGGAAGAACGTTTCAGACCTGGCGGCCAATGACTACGTCGACTGCTTCCTGGAGCAGATGCGCCTCGTCTACGACCCTGCCATCAACGACTACCGAAACCTGCCCGGTGTCGAGACGCGCGTCCCCAACTTCGGCTCCGCGAGAGGGTTCCACTGTAAAGACCCTCTTCACCC GAAACAGTGCGTCGATTACGTCAGAGAAGGCCTGGAAAGAGTCGGATATCGCGACGGAGATACCCTGTTTGGAGCTCCTTACGACTGGCGCTACGCTCCTCCAGTGCCTGGCCAGCAATCTCAGGTCTATTCACGCTACTTTAGACAGTTGAAGTCGCTCGTCGAGACCGCGAGCAAGAAACATCACAAGAAGGTCATCATCTTTGGGCATAGCTACGGAGGAATGGTTGTACTCGACTTCGTCAGGAACACTCCGCTGGCGTGGAGAAACGAGTACATCAAGCACCTTATCCTGGTAGCGCCTGTACTCTCTCTGGGCATCCTAATTCAGGCACAGATCATTGCCTTTGGTCCAAATATGAAATTCGTCGGAGCTACCCAGTCGTCTTTGAGAACGATGTGGAGGAGTTTCGAAACTGGCATCGTGGATCTGCCATCTCCGAAAGTATTCGGGCACATGCCACTTGTGATCACCGAGCAACGAAACTACTCTGCATATGACATGGAGGATTTCCTTGTCGCCATCGGTTTCGGCGACAGTGTTGAGCCTTTCAGACGGCGGATGGTTCCGAAGATGAGGTACTTCAAGGTACCCATGGTGCCTGTAACATGCATCAATGGAGTGGGCATTAGGACGGCAAAGCAACTCGTGTACTGGAAGAGTGACTACGACAGGTCCCCAGAAATAGcgtatggagatggagatgggtCTGTCAATTTGATTAGTATGTTGACATTTGACAAAGAGATGAGACGGCAGCCAGCACAAAAGAAGCAATTCAAGTCCGTTAAGATTCATGGGGCGGAACACTGTGGGCTTATTACGGAGGAATGGGCGGTAAAGAGAGTCATTCAAGAATTTTTGGAAGCAAATCGAATTTCTTCATAG